Below is a genomic region from Elusimicrobiota bacterium.
GGTCCGAGTAGCCCACGGGGCAGTCCAAGATCCGACGCAAATGGGCGACGGCTCCAACGTTTTCTTGTCCGGGCGGAACCGGATAGGACGTCACGCAATGCAACGCCATCGTCCGCGCTTTTCCCCCGCGTCGGCGCTGGAGCCCCATTGTTCGCGCCACCACTTTCTTCAAGTCGTCCGCGGTGGCCATGCCGCCGGACAGAATAAGGGGTTTCCCGGTTCCGGCAACCCAATCGATCAAGGGGAGGAAATTATTATCGCCGGAAGCTATTTTATAAGCGTCCACCAAGGGCCTTAAAAACCGTGCGCTCTCCAAATCGAGGGGGGTCGATAGGAATGCCATCCCCTCGCGTTTCGCCAAAGAGGCCAACGCCTCAAACCGCGCCGGTGACAATTCAAAGGATTTCAATCGAGCGAACCGCTCTTTATCGGCGCCACTCACAAACAATTCGGTTTTGTAGGTTTGAAATTTGACCCCGTCAACACCGGCCGCCGCCGCGGCGCGCACCAACTCTTTCGCCCGTTCGTAGCTTCCTTCGTGGTTGTTGCCGATTTCGGCAACCACCATGACGCGTTTCGCCGTGTCGAACGAGCCGATCTTCACCCGCGGCCTCCGCGGTGGGCGTGAACAACGTAGTGGGCGGCGCGGACCGAAAACCCACACTGCAAATAGAGCCGAAGAGATGGAACGTTCGCCGCCTGCGTCCCCACGCGCAAAAGGTCACAGTCCTCCGCGCCGTCGTTGATGAACCGGCGCACCAGCGCCCGGCCGACCCCCCGACCGCGGTGGGACGGCCGCACCGCCATCAAGTCCAGAACCCCCACGCGCTGGTTTTTTTCCTGAATCCGTCGACGGCCCAAGAAACCCACGGGGCGCCCCTTTTCCATGGCCACCCAAACGCGGTCGGCGCGACGCCCCGCCAAATACTCTTCGAGCCACGCCCGTTTTACGGCCGCGGCCTCGGCTTTTGAAAAAAGCGGGTCCAAATGGAACCGGGAAAACAGGAACGCGTTTCCTCCCCAGGAACGAAGGGCGGGAGCCTCCCGGTTCGACAAAAGCCGAACGATCGGGAAGCCGGGCTGGCTTTCCCGAGCGGGCGCACGCTCCAACGACATCGTCACGTCGACCAGATGGAAACCGGCGTTGATGGCGATTTTGAGATCCGCCAATCGGTCGGCGGCGATCCGGGCGTGATAGAAACCGAAGCGCCGAAGCGGCGGGGGCCGGAAACGGCGTCCCGCGCCGCGGTAGGCCGGTCGCCCCAGAACCCGGGACAGCCAGGGATCGGGCTCAAACGACATTCGGCGCCGGGACCTTGGATCGATTTTTGTACCACGCGATGTAATCCCGAAAACCTTTCTCGATGGGGTAGGCCGGGGCGTAGCCCAACAGGCGGCGCGCTTTTTCGACGTCCAGCGTGCCCCGGAAGGGCATGAGTTTGTCCCGCTCGACGCGCTCGACCTTGATGTTCGGGAACTCGGAGCGAACGACCTCGATCAATTCCTGAACGGAGCGCGATTGGCCGTGGGTGATGTTGAAGGTTTCGTTCCGCGCGGCGTCTTTCACCATGGCGAGCTCCACCCCGCGAACCAAATCGCCGATGTAGGTGAAATCCAGCCGCTCGCTCCCGTCCCCGTCGACCCGGAGGGGCGTTCCCGCCAGAGCGCTTTCAATAAAAACCTGCCCCACCCGCCGGCTGACGCAACGCTCGCCGTACAACGCCGAAGGGCGGACGATGGTGTACGGCAGGTTGAACACTTGGTGGTAGGCCGTCACCATTTTTTCGCCCGCCACTTTCAAGGCCCCGTAAATGCCGATGGAATCGAGGGGGTGGTCCTCCGTCACTTCCGGGGTGCGGAAGTTCCCGTAGACCATGCTGGAGGAAAAATACACGAAGTGTTCGATGCGGCCGCGGCTGCAGTCCAGGGCGTTCTCCAGGGTCCGCAGGCTGTGGTCGAAGGTGCTGAAGGGGTCCTTGTTGGATTTTCCCGCGTGGGCCACCGCCGCCAAATGGACCACCGTTTGCGGCTTGATCTTCTCGAAGGTGCGGGCCAGGGCGTGGTAGTCGCGGAGGTCTTCCACCCACAGCGGCACGCCGGCGTCCTGCAACAGGCGCAGGCGCTCGTTGATGAAGCCCACGTACAGGTCCCGGTTGGGCCCTTCGTGGTCCCGGGACGAGTAATAGAGCAGGTTGTTCACCTGCAGCCCGTCCACCACGTGGACGTCGGCCCCCTGGGATTTGAGGCTGAGGGCCAAATTGTGTCCGATAAATCCGGCGCCGCCCAACAGAAGAATCCGGCGGCCTTTGATCTCGTTCGTCATGGTTTCACCTCGTTCACGGTTTCGATAAATTCGCGCGCCACCCGGTCCACGTCCGCTTCCGACAGGTGCGGACCGACCGGCAGCGCCACCGAGTGATCGCTGATCTCCGTCGCGGCGGGAACCGACGCGGCGCTCGTCCCGTATTTTTTTTGGTAATACGCCGCGCGCGGCAGGGGGTGGGGGTAATAAACGCTCGTCCCCACGCCCCGCTCCTTCATTCGAAGCAGCACGGCGTTCCGCCGGGCGGCGAGCGCCCCTTCCAGGACGACCGACAGGCAATAGGGGCTGTGTTCCGCCCGGGGCCCGGACCCGTCCAGAATTCGAAGGCCCGTGGCGGCGCGCAGACGCTCCCGGAGCCGGGCGTAATTTCGCCGGCGGGTTTCGATCAGCCCCGGCAAGTGGCGGAGTTGCACGCGGCCCAGGGAGGCGTTGATGTCGCTCATGCGGTAATTCAACCCCAGGGTCGTGATTTCGTAGAGGCCGGGCACGGTCCGCTCGTCGAAGGAACGATCCACGCCGAAGGCCCGCCAGTGGTGGACCCGCTTGGCCACCTCCGCGTGGCGCGTCACGAACATGCCGCCTTCCCCGGTCGTGATGTGTTTGACCGGGTAAAAGGAAAAAGCGCCCGCGTCGCCCAAAAGCCCCACGTGGGTCCCGTCGTAGCGGGTCCCCAGGGCGATGGCGCAATCCTCCACGACTTTGAGGCCGCGGCGGGCGGCCAGGGCCAGGATCGGCCCCAGGTCGCAGGGGAAACCGATGAAATGGACCAAGCCGATGGCTTTGGTGCGCGGGGTGATCAACGGCTCGATCGTGGACGCGCTCAGGTTCCCCGAGACGGGCGAACAGTCGGCGAACACGGGCCGGGCGCCGACCATTTCCACCGCGTGGGCGGTGGCCGTGTGGGTCAGGGCCGGCACGACCACCTCGTCGCCCGGACCGATGCCCATTTCCAAATAGGCCAGGTGCAGCGCCGCCATGCCCGAGCTCACGGCCAAACAATGGCCG
It encodes:
- a CDS encoding N-acetylneuraminate synthase family protein — its product is MKIGSFDTAKRVMVVAEIGNNHEGSYERAKELVRAAAAAGVDGVKFQTYKTELFVSGADKERFARLKSFELSPARFEALASLAKREGMAFLSTPLDLESARFLRPLVDAYKIASGDNNFLPLIDWVAGTGKPLILSGGMATADDLKKVVARTMGLQRRRGGKARTMALHCVTSYPVPPGQENVGAVAHLRRILDCPVGYSDHTLGIEAPILAVSLGARLIEKHFTLDKNTSAFRDHKMSAEPAEMAELVRRIRAAESLLGSGQKNVQPCEKPFMVVARRRIVSARALSAGTRIAWADLMWTRPSGGMRPGEENRLVGRRLKRDMAFGEPFGRKHVE
- a CDS encoding GNAT family N-acetyltransferase; translated protein: MSFEPDPWLSRVLGRPAYRGAGRRFRPPPLRRFGFYHARIAADRLADLKIAINAGFHLVDVTMSLERAPARESQPGFPIVRLLSNREAPALRSWGGNAFLFSRFHLDPLFSKAEAAAVKRAWLEEYLAGRRADRVWVAMEKGRPVGFLGRRRIQEKNQRVGVLDLMAVRPSHRGRGVGRALVRRFINDGAEDCDLLRVGTQAANVPSLRLYLQCGFSVRAAHYVVHAHRGGRG
- a CDS encoding NAD(P)-dependent oxidoreductase, giving the protein MTNEIKGRRILLLGGAGFIGHNLALSLKSQGADVHVVDGLQVNNLLYYSSRDHEGPNRDLYVGFINERLRLLQDAGVPLWVEDLRDYHALARTFEKIKPQTVVHLAAVAHAGKSNKDPFSTFDHSLRTLENALDCSRGRIEHFVYFSSSMVYGNFRTPEVTEDHPLDSIGIYGALKVAGEKMVTAYHQVFNLPYTIVRPSALYGERCVSRRVGQVFIESALAGTPLRVDGDGSERLDFTYIGDLVRGVELAMVKDAARNETFNITHGQSRSVQELIEVVRSEFPNIKVERVERDKLMPFRGTLDVEKARRLLGYAPAYPIEKGFRDYIAWYKNRSKVPAPNVV
- a CDS encoding DegT/DnrJ/EryC1/StrS family aminotransferase — its product is MKEAPIPFGRPYVTDEDRAAVLEVLKGDVLAHGPQGKAFESEFAAFLGGGHCLAVSSGMAALHLAYLEMGIGPGDEVVVPALTHTATAHAVEMVGARPVFADCSPVSGNLSASTIEPLITPRTKAIGLVHFIGFPCDLGPILALAARRGLKVVEDCAIALGTRYDGTHVGLLGDAGAFSFYPVKHITTGEGGMFVTRHAEVAKRVHHWRAFGVDRSFDERTVPGLYEITTLGLNYRMSDINASLGRVQLRHLPGLIETRRRNYARLRERLRAATGLRILDGSGPRAEHSPYCLSVVLEGALAARRNAVLLRMKERGVGTSVYYPHPLPRAAYYQKKYGTSAASVPAATEISDHSVALPVGPHLSEADVDRVAREFIETVNEVKP